Part of the Brassica oleracea var. oleracea cultivar TO1000 chromosome C8, BOL, whole genome shotgun sequence genome is shown below.
TTATCCTCTTCACTGTAAATACCGAGTCGTCGCTCGGTATCTCCATTAGATCTTTCATCTGCACAGCTCCATGAAAAAAAAAAACAAAATAAGCTCCTTAATTCAGAGATTGATAACGACAATTTTCACAAGAACAGACCGTTATAGGTTGCTGCCAATTCTTCTTGATTCCATTAATATGCCCTCTGCCGATCACTGCCACAACCGAACTGTGCTCACTTGCAACTCTCAGCAAAGAAGATGCCATGTACCTGAAATTTTAATTCAGATGATGAATTATGATAAGCCAAGCTTAGCGAATTTGATAATCAACATAGAGAAGACTAACTGGTCTCGCTCATGCACAAGTGTATCCATGAGAGATGGAAACTCCTTGCTCATTTCTTGAATCACCAAAGTCAGCATATCCACATTGTCCATCTCTTTCAACTGAAGGGGACCCACCATTTATCATAAACAGAGATATCCATAATCAAAATATACAAGAAGCATTGAATTATATACAAAATGTATACAGTAAGACTTACCATTTTGTCGAGTTCTTCAGCGCTTGGCAAGAAGACAGCTTGAAACAGCAAGGAGTAGAGAAACTTTACCTTGTGCCACAGAGGCATCTTCGCCCATGTTCTTTTTAACGTGATCTGCTTCGGAAAAAGTATTAAAAATCAAAATGAATAATGTTACAGAATGCAACTCCATGTTATAAGATGGATAACATTACTAAGAAGATGTTTTGGAACTGCGGACGAGCATTATCACCTGTACAGGACGATCGCCAAGTATCACCTTGCCGCCATATTTAAGGGCCTCTTCGTATGCCACACGAAACTCAGCTCCAGGAAGAACCTCAAGCTGACTGGCGATCTAACAAAAGGACAGGATGTAAGTTATTGGTTGAGAAAGTTAAAGCTTCCACACTAAAAATGTTGATAAAGGAAACTTGCCTTTGCAAGAAACCATCCATAGAGTATTCCGAACGTGTTCTGTTTCTGCTTCCAACTTTCTATCATGTCAGACATGGTTGGAATCTAGAGAGGTAAAACATAGCACCATATCAGGAAAAGCAAAAGGGCTAGAAGAGGGAAAATCATGTATAAGTAAGTAGATGGATCTCTGCATTATCATCAACAAAGCATAATAATAGCATATACAACAAAGTGAAGTAAATTCTATAGGCAAGCTCTTTTCC
Proteins encoded:
- the LOC106309527 gene encoding traB domain-containing protein-like; the encoded protein is MSTEPEVHSGGEDFVHIEEDSRPTGDISLSDSIVNVEKEDAVEGSSEATKAELPEELAKSVVMLTCESTGESGSCDVYLIGTAHVSKESCREVQAVISILKPQAVFVELCSSRLSILKPQTLKIPTMSDMIESWKQKQNTFGILYGWFLAKIASQLEVLPGAEFRVAYEEALKYGGKVILGDRPVQITLKRTWAKMPLWHKVKFLYSLLFQAVFLPSAEELDKMLKEMDNVDMLTLVIQEMSKEFPSLMDTLVHERDQYMASSLLRVASEHSSVVAVIGRGHINGIKKNWQQPITMKDLMEIPSDDSVFTVKRIISSVAIAVTGTAIVTGILLARRR